The DNA sequence GGGCTTTAGAGGCGAACGGCGTTACGGTCGAAGCGCACTACTACCCGGATGAGCGTCATGGCTTTCGCAAGGCGGCGAACCAGGCTCATGCGCTGGAGCATGAGTGGTTGTTTTATCGCCGGGTGATCGAGGACAGCCTGTAGGTAGAGGAAAAAACTGTGGGAGCGAGCAAGCTCGCTCCCACAGGGGGTTAGACCCTGTAATCAAATTCGCGCCAGGCCCTCAGCGCTTGGCGATGATGTACACCGCATGCACGATGCCCGGGATGTAACCCAGCAATGTCAGCAGGATATTCAGCCAGAAAGCCCCGCCAAAACCGACCTGCAGAAACACACCCAGTGGCGGTAGCAGGATGGCGATGATGATTCGAATGATATCCATGGATGACTCCCTGATTGGCGATGGCTACGTTGCCATACAGCTCATTGACCCCCGACCGCTCGTCAGGGTTCAGTGAAAAACCATCAAGAAAGGCGGCCCGAACGGCCAAACCCGCGCACTACAAAAAACGCAGGCAAAAGAAAACCCCGCCGAAGCGGGGCTTTGCAGACTGTTTCCCTGACATCCATTTCACTCCGCCATCCTGGCAGAATCCTACGTGTCCGTGCTGTTGCTTTGCGCATCCTGCGCGACGTCCATGTGAAGTAGATTAGCCTTGGATCCAACCTGCCGATAGAGGGAAAATGCCAGCACATTGTGTAAGCGTTTGCTTACACAATGTCAGTTTTTAGAACTGCCCGGGCTCCAGCAAGAACAGCGACTCGCTCCCCGCCTTCACCGAAGCACTCAGGGAATGAATACGTGGCAGCAGGCGGGCAAAGTAGAAGCGCGCCGTACCCAATTTGCTCGCGTAGAAATCATCCTGGTTTTCTTTGCCAAAGGCCGCCTTGGCCATCAACGCCCACATGTAGGCGTAAGCGGTGTAGCCGAACGCCTGGAGGTACTCCACCGAGGCGGCGCCAATTTCGTTGGGGTTGTTCTTCGCCCGGTCCAGCAACCATTCAGTCAACTCATCCAGCGTACCGACCGCGTCGTTCAGGGGTTTGGTGAACTCCGCCAGGTCGCTGCTTGCAGTGGCGGTGAAATGGCGGATTTCATCGGCAAACAGTTTGTAGAACGCACCGCCGGTGCCGACGATCTTGCGCCCCACCAGGTCCAGCGCCTGGATACCGTTGGTGCCTTCGTAGATTTGGGTAATACGCACATCACGGACCAGTTG is a window from the Pseudomonas brassicacearum genome containing:
- a CDS encoding YqaE/Pmp3 family membrane protein, which codes for MDIIRIIIAILLPPLGVFLQVGFGGAFWLNILLTLLGYIPGIVHAVYIIAKR